A genomic region of Nostoc sp. UHCC 0702 contains the following coding sequences:
- a CDS encoding PEP-CTERM sorting domain-containing protein — MLVLNKLTGNSKLFLILGLVSFGLFIAPNPAKAVTLTPLTSQDADTDFDDADFNSLINNGYFKEVFVAEGRIGNNSLSNAERELGINKFDGTPLASGNLVWGNGKVWDFSLEYTGSKVTYKVFDSSQTTILTSQEFSDPVTNIYLRTFANKDNNKNSQNAVSLSDLVFNGTSIGSLTSAGTKTTADVDYLGLSKISAPFTLTGKTAFSWQGTAPARSNLAFQIKVGISKSIPEPNNLGAIFVVTMTGAAALKRKKATSQQV, encoded by the coding sequence ATGCTAGTTTTGAACAAGCTTACAGGTAATAGTAAGTTATTTTTGATTTTAGGATTAGTCAGCTTTGGGTTATTCATAGCTCCAAATCCAGCAAAAGCTGTGACATTGACGCCTTTGACATCCCAAGATGCTGATACAGATTTTGATGATGCGGATTTTAACTCACTGATAAATAACGGGTATTTTAAAGAGGTATTTGTTGCTGAAGGCCGAATTGGCAATAATAGTCTTAGTAATGCAGAACGAGAACTAGGGATTAATAAATTTGATGGTACACCTCTAGCTTCAGGTAATTTGGTTTGGGGCAATGGAAAAGTCTGGGATTTTAGCCTGGAATACACAGGCAGTAAGGTAACTTATAAAGTGTTCGATTCTAGCCAGACTACAATATTAACGTCTCAAGAATTTAGCGACCCTGTAACAAATATTTATTTACGTACCTTTGCTAATAAAGACAATAATAAGAACTCTCAAAACGCTGTATCTTTGAGCGATTTAGTTTTTAATGGTACAAGCATTGGAAGTCTAACATCAGCAGGTACAAAGACTACTGCGGATGTAGATTATCTCGGTTTATCTAAGATCTCTGCTCCCTTCACACTAACTGGTAAAACAGCGTTTAGCTGGCAAGGTACTGCACCTGCTCGTTCTAATCTGGCTTTTCAGATTAAAGTAGGTATTTCCAAGTCAATACCTGAACCTAATAACCTTGGTGCTATCTTCGTTGTTACTATGACAGGTGCCGCTGCTCTCAAAAGAAAAAAAGCAACTAGCCAACAGGTTTAA
- a CDS encoding NFACT family protein, with protein MQPVDFTTLKAACSELRANWLPSRLEQVYQRDRYTIAVALRTLKQRGWLEISWHPQAARICIGEPPPRVPDTFTFSQQLVHQLGGLALVAIEAIAPWERVIDLQFAHRPQEGALYHIYVEIMGKYSNAILTDADNLIITAAHQVSQQQSSVRPIQTGQPYETPPKLTGPIPSLSESQERWQERVSLVPGAIKRQLLKSYSGLSAALVESMLLAANLAPETTTDTLNPDDWQKLFEKWQEWLQALDLSKFQPAWTTDGYTVMGWGAVAPASDIQKLLNKYYNDQLNQQLFSQLRHQLSQKLNNILIKLRNKAQTFTVRLQQSDQADEYRQKADLLMAHLHNWEPGMKEITLPDFETGKPIAIALQPDKNAVQNAQSLYKQHQKLKRARSAVEPLLLEVQAEIGYLEQVEAAIAQIDNYQIVEDLQALEEIRDELIGQKYLEDPEYRSRSTNETASTNFYDYRTPNGFQVLIGRNNRQNDQLTFRVAGDYDLWFHAQEIPGSHVLLRLEPGAVPEATDLQFVADLTAYYSRARQSDQVPVVYTQPKHVYKPKGAKPGIAIYKQERILWGQPQSIVNGQ; from the coding sequence GTGCAACCAGTTGACTTTACCACCCTAAAAGCTGCTTGTAGCGAACTACGCGCTAACTGGCTACCATCGCGCTTAGAGCAAGTTTATCAGCGCGATCGCTACACTATTGCTGTGGCATTACGTACCCTCAAACAACGGGGTTGGCTAGAGATTTCCTGGCATCCCCAAGCTGCACGCATTTGCATTGGCGAACCGCCTCCGCGTGTGCCAGACACTTTTACCTTCAGCCAACAACTCGTACACCAGTTGGGTGGTTTGGCATTGGTGGCAATTGAGGCGATCGCACCTTGGGAACGCGTGATTGATTTACAATTTGCCCATCGTCCTCAAGAAGGCGCTCTATATCATATATATGTAGAAATCATGGGCAAATACAGCAATGCCATCCTCACTGATGCCGATAATCTAATTATCACTGCTGCCCATCAAGTCAGTCAGCAACAATCTAGTGTTCGTCCCATCCAAACCGGACAACCTTATGAAACACCACCTAAACTCACTGGCCCCATCCCCAGTTTGAGCGAATCTCAAGAACGTTGGCAAGAACGAGTCAGCTTAGTCCCAGGAGCAATCAAGCGTCAGTTATTAAAAAGTTATAGCGGCTTGAGTGCTGCACTGGTGGAGTCGATGCTGCTGGCGGCTAATTTAGCACCAGAAACCACCACCGATACCCTCAACCCAGACGACTGGCAAAAGCTGTTTGAAAAATGGCAGGAATGGCTGCAAGCTTTGGATTTGAGTAAGTTTCAACCAGCTTGGACAACAGACGGATATACTGTCATGGGTTGGGGTGCGGTTGCGCCAGCATCAGATATCCAAAAATTACTCAACAAATATTATAATGACCAGCTTAATCAACAGCTATTCTCCCAATTGCGTCATCAACTGAGCCAAAAGCTGAATAATATTCTAATAAAATTACGGAATAAGGCTCAGACCTTTACGGTTCGTTTACAGCAATCAGATCAAGCTGATGAATATCGGCAAAAAGCTGATTTGTTAATGGCTCATCTCCACAATTGGGAACCTGGGATGAAAGAAATTACCCTTCCTGATTTTGAGACAGGTAAACCAATAGCGATCGCTCTCCAGCCAGATAAAAATGCTGTACAAAATGCCCAAAGCCTTTACAAACAGCACCAAAAACTCAAACGCGCTCGTAGTGCCGTTGAACCTCTACTCTTGGAGGTGCAGGCAGAAATTGGGTATTTAGAGCAAGTGGAAGCTGCGATCGCTCAGATAGATAATTACCAAATAGTAGAAGATTTGCAGGCTCTTGAAGAAATCCGCGACGAGCTAATTGGACAAAAGTATCTAGAAGACCCAGAATATCGCAGTCGTAGTACAAATGAAACTGCTAGCACCAACTTTTATGATTACCGCACCCCTAATGGCTTTCAAGTCTTAATAGGCCGTAACAATCGCCAGAATGACCAATTGACATTTCGTGTAGCTGGGGATTATGACTTATGGTTCCACGCTCAAGAAATTCCTGGAAGCCATGTACTACTACGTTTAGAACCTGGTGCTGTCCCGGAAGCAACTGATTTACAATTTGTTGCTGATCTAACAGCCTATTACAGTCGCGCTCGTCAAAGTGACCAAGTACCAGTGGTTTACACTCAGCCAAAACATGTCTATAAACCAAAAGGAGCTAAACCAGGAATTGCCATTTACAAGCAGGAGCGTATCTTATGGGGACAACCACAGTCAATAGTCAATGGTCAATAG